The Pecten maximus chromosome 10, xPecMax1.1, whole genome shotgun sequence region ATCAACATACTTAGAATGTTAAACATCATACTTGATAGAACATCTTTCTTAACTATTTGTACACCACATTTCTACCGATTATGgaatattcaaatattgtatGGTCAACTTGTAATCACTGAGTGTGACGTCTTGGAATCGATTCAATAAAAAGCAACTAGCATCATTATTGACTTAAGACGGGGAACAAACCATGCTATACTTTGTCAAGAATCTTGCTCAATACCACTTATTAAAAGTAGACAtagaaatattgcatttttCATATCCATAATAAGAACTGCCCTCTTATATTCACGAGCTTTTATAACCATTTATTGATACAGGAGGCAGCTATCATTTTCGTCATAGTAGATTGCTTAATGTTCCAGCAGCAACACATCCTcgtgaatattttgttatgaatttGCTTTGATTACTTTTAAAGCTGTAAAAAGCTTTTAAAGTCAGCTGCTGTTTGACTCTGTATCAATCGGAGATTCATCCAACTAACCTTCGTTAGTTATTGATTTAAGTATTTGcctaaaaatgcaatacaaaTGCCCATATAATAATCAGGTAAACCAGTATCTCCTTATTTACCATTTCTAATTACGACATATGTTCCATGTGACAGCGTACACAACACTGAGAAAATACTCTGAACATAATTAATCTTCTGATACAAAACAGCAATGCAGGACTTTTATAAATTGCGACATTTGtttctttaaatgatttttgttttgtcagaAATGTCCTTAGGTCAGAGTGAACATGTCATTATCTCAAACTATGGATATTTTTCTGGAGCAGTACATTTATCTCTGGTTTATCGATCTAGAGACATTTAAAATGATCAACGCGTTCAGTAAAATTCACTTGGTCCACCTCCACGTATAGACTGTTTTCGTTTTGAATTATAAGGaataaaatatctttcaatCATTAACATGGCTATTGTCTAGTTGTTTcagaaatcaaataaaataatgattttgacATCTGAAAGTCATAACACATTACCAATATTTCGTCTTTTCTCTATGAGTGTCGTACTTCATTTAGAAGTGATTGGTTTGTTCCATTCTGTTTCATTATGTATATCTCTTGTGAGTATATTTCTACCATGATAAATGACCTACCTGATGTATGTTAATCTTGTATCGTAGATCAATTAAATCTATCATTAGAAAGAGTTTACTTTTACTGACTCTACATAATTACCATAAGAATTAAAATGCTGATAAGATATCCGACAGATCCTACTGCGTCATTAGAGGCTACACGTAAACAGACAACATGTTGATACATTATGGATCTGGCGGAAGGGTCAATAGGTCATTGAATGTCAATAAGTATGTGACAAGTGATTCTTTGTCCTCAAGACAAACATATTTCATCCCCTGTGGAAGCCAATGAAACCATGCAAAGAGACACACCTTTACAGTACACCTTAATGAGGATATTCACTCAACTAATTAGCACCGACCTGTCACGTGAGATCGATTATAAGAATTTAACGCGGCTAATCAATTACAGAtgattgatttatatatagattgaCATCCCGTGCATTCTGTTGGTAGCACATATTCACAACCGAGTCTGTTGGGACGAAATGTCAATAGAAAAAAGATTTGGTGTTGCATTGTTTAACGTTCTTTCAACTTTTAACCTCTGTGGGCGAgctgcatgtgtgtggtgagtgtgtattttgtgaggctgtggtatgttgtattcgtgtttgtctccttatgatagcgcggaactgatatCATCTTTATAGTGATTCCTAAAGTGAATTATACTATCGACGACACCTAACATGACATGGAGACACCCCGTAAAGATAGTGAGGACTCGAAAAACACCACACAGGACACGACCGACACCAAACAGGACACGAAAAACACCACACAGGATACGACCGACACCAAACAGGACACGAAAAACACCCAACAGGACAAGAACCACACCCAACAGGACACGAACCACACCCAACAGGACAAGAACCACACCCAATGGGCCACGAACCACACCCAACAGGACAAGGACACAAACCACACCCAACAGACCCGAACCACACCCAACAAGACACGAACCACACCCAACAGGACAAGAACCACACCCAACAGACCCGAACCACACCCAACAGGACAAGAACCACACCCAACATGACACGAACCACACCCAACAGGACAAGAACCACACCCAATGGGCCACGAACCACACCCAACAGGACAAGGACACAAACCACACCCAACATGACACGAACCACACCCAACAGGACAAGAACCACACCCAATGGGCCACGAACCACACCCAACAGGACAAGGACACAAACCACACCCAACAAGACACGAACCACACCCAACATGACACGAACCACACCCAACAGGACACGAACAACACCCAACATGACACGAACCACACCCAACAAGACACGAACCACACCCAACAGGACACGAACCACACCCAACAAGACACGAACCACACCACACAGGACACGAACCACACCCAACATGACAAGAACCACAGCCAACATGACACGAACCACACCAAACAGGACAAGAGCCACACCCAACAGGCCACGAACCACACCCAACAAAACACGAACCACACCCAACAGGACACGAACAACACCAAACAGGACAAGAACCACTTCCAACATGACACGAACCACACCCAACAGGACACGAACAACACCCAATGGGCCACGAACCACACCCAACAAGACACGAACCACAAAAAACAAGACACGAACCACACCCAACAGGACACGAACCACTTCCAACATGACACGAACCACACCCAACAGGACACGAACCACACCCAACATGACACAAACCACACCCAACAAGACACGAACCACAAAAAACAAGACACGAACCACACCCAACAGGACACACACTACACAAAACAGGACACAAATCACACTTAACAAGACACGAACCACACCCAACAGGATACGAAAGACAATCAACAGGATACAAACCACGACCAACGTCACACGAACTACACTCAACAGGACAACATGTAATCAAGTCATGGGTTACCCTCCTCCACCTACCCTTCTTCAACCCAACCCTTACCCTTCTCCACCTATCCATCTCTTCCAACCCTAACCCTCCTCCACCAACCATATCCCACCCAACACTTACCATCATCCACCTACCAATCCCCTCCAACCCTAACCCTCCTCCACTTACCAATCCCCTCCGACCCTTACCCTCCTCCACCTACCAATCCCCTTCAACCCTCCAACAACCATATCCCAGCCAACATTTCCCTTCATTTCCTTTAACAACTATGATTTACGGAAATGTAATCCAAGCCAACACGTCGAAAATGGCTTTCCAGCTCCAAACAAAACGCAAGTATGGAACAAAAATTGAATCTCCACCTCCACAATACTGACTAACTATTACTTTCAGTGTGATTAAACTAGCAGAGCATACAGACAAAATCacgaaactgtaattctaactcaaaatcgataaaacaaaagcaaatcagaataaaaatatagatttgcatggagacatTTGAAGAAAAAAGCAGAAGGCGATTAAATGTTTCCGAAAGGGTAAATATTCTTCACTttcgacgacacccaccatattAATCCGATAAAAttgacgacacccgtcatacaaatctaggtcaagtcgacgacacccgtcatacaaatctaggtcaaatcgacgacactcgccataccaacctaggtcaaatcgacgatacCTACTATGCAAATCTAGACCTAATCGACgtcacctgccatacaaatctaggtcaaatcgacaacaccgacttaaaaatctaggtcaaatctacaacacccgccatagaaatctaggtcaaatcgacgaaacctaccatacaaatctaggtcaaatcgacaacacccgccataaaAATCTTGGTCAAATGCGGTTAACCTCActtcaaaaaaatgaaaactggGGTGATGACAACTATAAAATCATATTAGGATATCGTCATTTATTAGCATTAATGAATATGAATTATGTAATGACTATTGTTCACcctgaaataaatatatttacttcaCATTAACAGGTATTGCCTAATATCTCAAGATACATTCTTAATATGAACGTTATTTTTACAGTTCATTGTACTTGTCGTtgcatttgaaatataaaatatttgtttataaaaaagGTTTGAAAATTCATCACTCCGCATTAAATTTAAGGTCTAACCCCTAAAATGTGTTTGATGAAATACTGCATCTTTGgatttaatttttatattcCTAAAACCAATGTCAAATAGAGTTTTAGCTTTAACTGTCTTGCTCCTTTGGCGTTGATTCTGATATGATTTGTAAAAAGCATGACTCTTCCTATACATGGCGTTAATGGGATGCAAATTGCATGTCTTCAGGAGTTCACGACTAATCTGTTTCAATCTTAAAATGCAAAGTGGTTGAAAAATTCAATTGAAGTTGTAAAAATAGATTTATTTGATTCATAATTAAGATACCAACAAAACAAGAGTTAACATGAACACTTTGCTGGAGACAATAAAACTACGTATCTAAGAGACCATAGGTCTGATCTTGCTGTTTCCGAGTTGTCTTCTCCTTGAGAGAACTTCTAACAATAAAAACGTAGAAAGTACAGCGACCACAGCGAAGATGGCTGTTCCAAGAGAAACGATAACAGCTATCATATATTCATTAAGGAATTCTGTCATCATCGGAAATTTCATTGTACATGAAGGAATATTTTGATACGACCACATGTTttgttggtgttgtggttgACCTCACCGTTGAGGTCACTGACGCATTGTTGATTGAGCCGGTGATGGACGAGCCAGTCGAATCGATTCCCGTGGTAGTATTGCTATGTAAGGAGGCGTTAGGTTCTCCTGTTGAATTTTCCACTAGATACTGTGGAGTTATCACAACGCCAGTCGAAGAACCTTTGCCTGGAAATGATTGTGAGTTCATAGATGAGTTGCACGCCGAGGTTTCGAGAGGAAAGAAACGTCCGATAGATAGGTCCTGAACAAAAACCATCAGAGGAACATTATCCTGTGTCTCCAGTACATAAGCGCCGTCAGTGAGATTCAAAATGTTCCATATATGGTATTTTCTGTCCTCAAGAACAGTAGTCCTTACGGACGCCACAGTAGTTTTTGATTTCTCACTCAGTTTTCTGATGTCTAAGTTTTCCGACATGCTCGCGCTCATGGCAATGATACAAGTACTGTTTCCGCAATTTTGAACTACGGCTACATTACAGCCTGACATAAGGTCAACTGGGAGTGGTAAATACTGGTTCCGGTACACTTGCTGGTCATGTGATGTTCCACGCTGTACCCATGTGGTACATAAAGTTTGAATTGGCTCAGCAGACGACACAACGACTTCCGATCGACCAGTCAGGTTCACTCTCAGTGCCGTATATGCTAACATGTCGTAAAATGTGGAATTCCCTTCGCTTTTGACAGAAATGTTTCCACTCTGTGTACCtgaaacacatatatataatataaaatgaaggTCATTATTATCACATAACTACTCGTCAAACATCATTACATTAATTGTGGTATGGATTAAGTATGTATAGTAATGAGGGCTAGCGGAGCTGTAATTGGTGACAGGCTCCAATTGTTTAATTGACGTCATATCTTCATGGCATAAAATTCATCGTGGTGTTTCTGTCACAATGAGTGAACATATCGCCATCTTCAGTATCATATCTGTCTGATAATATTCTGTTTCTACGATATATTACATCTCGTTCCGAAATTTTCATTAAACTTTCCTAGGGATCGTTGAAATAAAAACTCTTAGACCCTATCCATCAATGTCGAATGGAACGAGTACTAATGTAgagtcttatatatatatatacgcacCAGATGTACATCAAAACAATTCCACGATTGATCAGAgttcaaatattcaaattataGCGAAGCTCTTAGCCAAGAGGAATCTAACATCTGTCATTATTGACACCCGAAGCGTTTATCGAAAAATCCCTATAAAATCAGATATAATATGACTGTGTAGACTTGGCAGATGTCTGAGGATGTCAGTAATGGTCGGTTTCCTAGAGTTCTGATGCAGTAGTAACGTAAAAGACACGTCAAAAAGGATCGAGAGAAAATCGTATGTTAGACAAgagtattttgtttaaatagcaATCATTTTGAGGAACATCAGAACATACCAGTCCGTCTAAatcatataaactatttatgtaaataatataaaatgacgTAAACAATAAATCAATCGAAAAAGTTACTATTCCTACATGTTTGTAATTAAAGCTTATTTCATTCCATAAAGACTGCATCGTGATCTACATAAACACTATCCCTTATTTAATTATAACAGATAATAGAAATTAGATACATTGCATATAATTATCtacattgatatagacagtaaccCTTAGTTATAACAGTAAAGTGATATTATTATCTACATTGACATAGACAGTAACCCTTAGTTATAACAGTATAGTGATATAATTATCTACATTGACATAGACAGTGACCCTTAGTTATAATAGTATAGTGATATAATTATCTACATTGACATAGACAGTAACCCTTAGTTATAACAGTATAGTGATATAATTATCTACATTGACATAGACAGTAACCCTTAGTTATAACAGTATAGTGATATAATTATCTACATTGACATAGACAGTAACCCTTAGTTATAACAGTATAGTGATATAATTATCTACATTGACAAAGTTACCCTCCGTGACAGATTATGATAAACCACTATACACGTGCTCTGAGTTAGCAACTCGCACTCAAATATAGAGAAACCAATCTACACTGAAATagtgattttaatattttattccgTTATTCTAATATTGGAATGCAATGACTTAAATCCAATTCCATTTTCTTTATTCACGAGCGTGTTATTGTAGCATTGGATGCACAAGACATTCATATGTCGGTGATAGAAATCAATACACCTCTTTGTGAGGAATCATTACTGTTGATATTACAACACCCACTTCCTGCAATCAGACAGCAGATTCTTACAACTCATCAGAAACTAGCATTATATTTCATCATCAGGACAATATCCGGTTAAACGCGGTTAACGAGTTGACACATTAGGTTATTTTTTCAGTAAATTTCCGTTTTACTTTTAtctgttacatgtatcagtgcTGATTTGTCTATTGTGGAGACCTCGGAATCCggtataaaatatttttttcataatataaGTATGAATTAAAAGCATTCGAAATAAGTGATGAAATCCTTTTTACAACACATGTACGTTAATTGTAATTGGGTATAAAATGATAAAGTCTATTTGATCTGAAAATTACAAGGGACGCCATGGTTTGCATTATGCGTTCAttctaattaaataatatcattattaattttAGGTTGAGAATATGTTTTGATTATCGTGCAGATTATCATGCATAACATCCCGTTATAGAGTCATCCAACAACAAGTGGGGTTCAATGAGGGGTAATGCTCATTACCTATCAATGCTACTTAGGATTGCCTTAATTTCGCAACTTACTTTAGA contains the following coding sequences:
- the LOC117336538 gene encoding repetin-like, translating into METPRKDSEDSKNTTQDTTDTKQDTKNTTQDTTDTKQDTKNTQQDKNHTQQDTNHTQQDKNHTQWATNHTQQDKDTNHTQQTRTTPNKTRTTPNRTRTTPNRPEPHPTGQEPHPT
- the LOC117336539 gene encoding putative uncharacterized protein ENSP00000383309, which encodes MTRTTPNRTRTTPNGPRTTPNRTRTQTTPNMTRTTPNRTRTTPNGPRTTPNRTRTQTTPNKTRTTPNMTRTTPNRTRTTPNMTRTTPNKTRTTPNRTRTTPNKTRTTPHRTRTTPNMTRTTANMTRTTPNRTRATPNRPRTTPNKTRTTPNRTRTTPNRTRTTSNMTRTTPNRTRTTPNGPRTTPNKTRTTKNKTRTTPNRTRTTSNMTRTTPNRTRTTPNMTQTTPNKTRTTKNKTRTTPNRTHTTQNRTQITLNKTRTTPNRIRKTINRIQTTTNVTRTTLNRTTCNQVMGYPPPPTLLQPNPYPSPPIHLFQP
- the LOC117336376 gene encoding uncharacterized protein LOC117336376 encodes the protein MQGSHCNFSTDFTWERLPSTNSMGHEFHIMSPSNDTVHICKFIGTQSGNISVKSEGNSTFYDMLAYTALRVNLTGRSEVVVSSAEPIQTLCTTWVQRGTSHDQQVYRNQYLPLPVDLMSGCNVAVVQNCGNSTCIIAMSASMSENLDIRKLSEKSKTTVASVRTTVLEDRKYHIWNILNLTDGAYVLETQDNVPLMVFVQDLSIGRFFPLETSACNSSMNSQSFPGKGSSTGVVITPQYLVENSTGEPNASLHSNTTTGIDSTGSSITGSINNASVTSTVRSTTTPTKHVVVSKYSFMYNEISDDDRIP